A portion of the Anoxybacillus gonensis genome contains these proteins:
- the infC gene encoding translation initiation factor IF-3 — MKKPWRWLVISKDFIINENIRAREVRLVDPNGEQLGIKTKQEALEIAARLNLDLVMVAPNAKPPVCRIMDYGKFRFEQQKKEKEARKKQKVINVKEIRLSPTIEEHDFNTKLRNARKFLEKGDKVKATIRFKGRAITHKEIGQRVLDRFAEACADIGTVETAPKMDGRSMFLVLAPKNDK, encoded by the coding sequence TTGAAAAAACCGTGGAGGTGGCTAGTTATTAGCAAAGATTTTATTATTAATGAAAACATTCGGGCACGTGAAGTTCGTTTAGTCGATCCAAATGGCGAGCAGCTTGGGATTAAGACGAAGCAAGAAGCGTTAGAAATTGCAGCGCGTTTAAATTTAGATTTAGTGATGGTTGCGCCAAATGCGAAACCGCCAGTATGCCGCATTATGGACTATGGCAAATTCCGCTTCGAGCAACAAAAGAAAGAAAAAGAAGCGCGCAAAAAGCAAAAAGTAATTAACGTAAAAGAAATTCGCTTAAGCCCAACGATCGAAGAACATGACTTCAACACAAAATTGCGCAACGCACGGAAGTTCCTTGAAAAAGGAGATAAAGTAAAAGCGACGATTCGCTTTAAAGGACGTGCGATTACGCATAAAGAAATTGGTCAGCGCGTGCTTGATCGATTTGCTGAGGCGTGCGCGGATATTGGTACGGTTGAGACGGCTCCGAAAATGGACGGCCGCAGCATGTTTTTAGTGCTAGCACCGAAAAACGACAAATAA
- a CDS encoding M42 family metallopeptidase, whose product MKKLDETLTMLKALTDAKGVPGNEREVREVMKSYIAPYADEVTTDRLGSLIAKKVGKENGPKVMIAGHLDEVGFMVTQIDEKGFIRFQPLGGWWGQVMLAQRVTIVTKQGDITGIIGSKPPHILPAEARRKPVEIKDMFIDIGASSRDEALAWGVRPGDAIVPYFEFTVMNNEKMLLAKAWDNRIGCAIAIDVLKQLKDVEHPNVVYGVGTVQEEVGLRGARTSAFAIEPDIAFAVDVGIAGDTPGVSEKEAMGKLGAGPHIVLYDATLVSHKGLREFVIHVAEEMNIPYRFDVMPGGGTDAGAIHMTMRGVPALTISIPTRYIHSHAALLHRDDYEQTVKLLVEVIKRLDEEKVKEITFN is encoded by the coding sequence GTGAAAAAATTAGATGAAACGTTAACGATGTTGAAAGCGTTAACGGATGCAAAAGGTGTTCCGGGCAATGAACGGGAAGTACGTGAAGTGATGAAATCGTACATCGCTCCATATGCAGATGAAGTAACGACTGATCGTCTCGGCAGCTTAATTGCCAAAAAAGTAGGAAAAGAAAACGGACCAAAAGTGATGATTGCGGGTCACTTAGATGAAGTCGGTTTTATGGTCACCCAAATTGATGAAAAAGGTTTTATTCGTTTCCAACCGCTTGGCGGGTGGTGGGGACAAGTGATGCTCGCTCAACGCGTGACAATCGTCACAAAACAAGGTGATATTACAGGCATCATCGGCTCAAAACCGCCACATATTTTACCTGCTGAAGCGCGAAGAAAACCGGTGGAAATAAAAGATATGTTTATCGACATCGGAGCTTCTAGCCGTGACGAAGCGCTTGCTTGGGGCGTGCGCCCTGGCGATGCGATTGTGCCATATTTTGAATTTACAGTGATGAACAATGAAAAAATGTTGCTTGCGAAAGCATGGGATAACCGCATCGGTTGTGCGATTGCGATCGATGTGTTGAAACAATTAAAAGACGTCGAGCATCCAAACGTTGTATACGGCGTTGGCACAGTACAAGAAGAAGTCGGCTTGCGCGGTGCACGAACATCTGCTTTTGCGATTGAACCAGATATTGCATTTGCGGTTGATGTTGGTATCGCGGGCGATACGCCGGGCGTGTCAGAAAAAGAGGCGATGGGGAAACTTGGCGCTGGCCCGCATATCGTTTTATACGATGCAACGCTCGTTTCACATAAAGGATTGCGCGAATTTGTCATTCATGTTGCGGAAGAAATGAACATTCCATATCGCTTTGATGTGATGCCAGGTGGCGGAACAGACGCAGGTGCGATCCATATGACAATGCGCGGCGTTCCGGCATTGACAATCTCCATCCCAACACGGTACATTCACTCCCATGCGGCGCTTCTTCATCGCGATGACTACGAACAAACAGTAAAACTATTAGTCGAAGTCATTAAGCGATTGGATGAAGAGAAAGTAAAAGAAATTACCTTTAATTAA
- the rpmI gene encoding 50S ribosomal protein L35, translating to MPKMKTHKGSAKRFKKTGTGQLKRSHAFTSHLFANKTQKQKRKLRKATLVSKGDFKRIRQLLDNVK from the coding sequence ATGCCAAAAATGAAAACTCACAAAGGCTCAGCGAAGCGTTTCAAAAAGACAGGAACAGGTCAATTAAAACGTTCACACGCATTCACTAGCCACTTATTTGCAAACAAAACACAAAAACAAAAGCGTAAACTTCGTAAAGCAACGCTTGTATCAAAAGGCGATTTCAAACGCATTCGTCAATTGTTAGATAACGTAAAATAA
- the ytxC gene encoding putative sporulation protein YtxC, with the protein MIYIVFQNGQDAQRLFAQLSKAPQPYGKLLYDDKTITVFFHERDVAHMRALFIPIFASCIIRAFEARWILSIISRTFFYENEEEQQQILQLTYSFIDGERHDYRLGKKMNIPREQLIAQSLHECLHEGVFSFESLMTFRLKPYYDRLMHYVELAIDEYKLEQEYQSFVQLLREIVVSRQPQMSILHLVYENETFQFFDDQFFHLSPQQLKQFIDRRLMVSQPMYIDTSVLAPLVSIAPEKIYMYTNVTDVGMIQTIQNVFQERMELRPPLDFPKKYAYNDIHNE; encoded by the coding sequence TTGATTTATATCGTATTTCAAAATGGACAAGATGCACAACGCCTATTTGCACAGTTAAGCAAAGCACCGCAACCATATGGGAAGTTGCTTTATGATGACAAGACGATTACCGTTTTTTTTCATGAACGGGATGTTGCGCATATGCGCGCATTGTTCATTCCTATTTTTGCTTCATGTATCATTCGAGCGTTTGAAGCACGTTGGATTTTATCGATCATTTCGCGAACGTTTTTTTATGAAAATGAAGAAGAACAACAACAAATTTTGCAGCTTACGTATTCGTTTATTGACGGCGAAAGGCATGATTATCGTCTCGGAAAAAAGATGAATATACCGCGTGAGCAACTTATTGCTCAATCGTTACATGAATGTTTGCATGAAGGGGTGTTTTCGTTTGAGTCGCTTATGACTTTTCGCTTAAAGCCGTATTATGATCGGCTTATGCATTATGTCGAATTAGCGATTGACGAATATAAATTAGAACAAGAATACCAATCGTTTGTTCAACTGTTGCGCGAAATCGTGGTGTCGCGCCAGCCACAAATGAGCATTCTTCATTTAGTATATGAAAACGAAACGTTTCAATTTTTTGATGACCAATTTTTTCACTTGTCGCCTCAGCAATTAAAGCAGTTTATTGACCGTCGATTGATGGTGAGTCAGCCGATGTACATTGATACGTCTGTATTAGCGCCGCTCGTATCGATAGCGCCAGAAAAAATATATATGTATACAAATGTGACAGATGTCGGAATGATTCAAACGATTCAAAATGTGTTCCAAGAGCGAATGGAGCTGCGACCACCTCTTGATTTTCCAAAAAAATATGCTTATAATGACATACATAATGAATAA
- the thrS gene encoding threonine--tRNA ligase has translation MADVVKITFLDGAVKEFPKGVTTEDIAASISPGLKKKAIAGKLNDRMIDLRTPIEEDGAISIITQDMPEALDILRHSTAHLMAQAIKRLYKDVKLGVGPVIENGFYYDIDVDVPITAEDLPKIEQEMKKIVKENLDIVRREVSREEAIRRYTEIGDHLKIELIHDIPEGEIVSIYEQGEFFDLCRGVHVPSTGKIKEFKLLSVAGAYWRGDSKNKMLQRIYGTAFFKKEDLDEYLRLLQEAKERDHRKLGKELDLFMTSQKVGQGLPLWLPKGATIRRTIERYIVDKELSLGYQHVYTPVLGSVELYKTSGHWDHYKDGMFPPMEMDNEQLVLRPMNCPHHMMVYKHKIHSYRELPIRIAELGTMHRYEMSGALTGLQRVRGMTLNDAHIFVRPDQIKDEFKRVVNLILDVYKDFGLTDYSFRLSYRDPQDKEKYYDDDAMWEKAQSMLKEAMDELGLDYYEAEGEAAFYGPKLDVQVRTALGKDETLSTVQLDFLLPERFDLTYIGEDGKPHRPVVIHRGVVSTMERFVAFLIEEYKGAFPTWLAPVQVQVIPVSPAVHMDYAYEVKHALQAAGIRVEVDEREEKIGYKIREAQMQKIPYMLVVGDNEVNERAVNVRKYGEQKSETMPLDAFVDSIVKEVRK, from the coding sequence TTGGCGGATGTAGTAAAAATTACATTTCTAGATGGAGCAGTGAAGGAGTTTCCGAAAGGAGTGACGACGGAAGACATTGCAGCGTCCATTAGTCCAGGATTGAAGAAAAAAGCAATTGCAGGAAAGCTAAACGATCGCATGATCGATTTGCGAACACCGATTGAAGAAGATGGCGCCATTTCGATTATTACGCAAGATATGCCGGAGGCGCTTGACATTTTACGTCATAGCACAGCGCATTTAATGGCACAAGCGATTAAACGATTGTACAAAGATGTGAAGCTTGGTGTTGGCCCTGTCATCGAAAACGGCTTTTACTATGATATTGATGTCGATGTACCAATTACAGCAGAAGACTTACCGAAAATTGAACAAGAAATGAAAAAAATTGTGAAAGAAAACTTAGATATCGTTCGTCGAGAAGTTAGTCGTGAAGAGGCGATTCGTCGTTATACAGAAATTGGCGATCATTTAAAAATTGAGCTTATTCACGACATTCCAGAAGGAGAAATCGTCTCCATTTACGAACAAGGCGAATTTTTCGACCTTTGCCGCGGAGTGCACGTCCCATCAACAGGAAAAATTAAAGAGTTTAAACTGTTAAGCGTGGCAGGTGCATACTGGCGTGGTGACAGTAAAAATAAAATGTTGCAACGCATTTACGGTACGGCCTTTTTCAAAAAAGAAGATTTAGATGAATATTTACGTCTTTTACAAGAAGCGAAAGAGCGCGATCATCGCAAGCTCGGAAAAGAGCTCGACTTATTTATGACATCGCAAAAAGTAGGACAAGGATTGCCGCTTTGGCTTCCAAAAGGTGCAACTATTCGCCGAACAATTGAGCGTTATATCGTCGATAAAGAGCTGTCGCTTGGCTATCAACACGTATATACACCAGTGCTAGGTAGCGTCGAGTTATATAAAACGTCTGGTCATTGGGATCACTATAAGGATGGAATGTTTCCGCCAATGGAAATGGATAATGAACAGCTCGTCTTACGTCCGATGAACTGCCCACATCATATGATGGTGTATAAACATAAAATTCATAGCTATCGTGAGTTGCCAATTCGTATCGCAGAGCTCGGTACGATGCATCGTTACGAAATGTCAGGTGCGCTTACAGGATTGCAACGCGTTCGTGGAATGACATTGAATGATGCGCATATTTTCGTTCGCCCAGATCAAATTAAAGACGAGTTTAAGCGTGTCGTTAATTTAATTTTAGATGTATATAAAGATTTCGGTTTAACGGACTATTCGTTCCGTCTGTCGTATCGCGATCCGCAAGATAAAGAAAAATATTATGATGACGATGCGATGTGGGAAAAAGCACAAAGCATGTTAAAAGAGGCGATGGACGAGCTTGGACTTGACTATTACGAAGCAGAAGGAGAAGCTGCGTTTTACGGTCCAAAACTAGACGTTCAAGTACGAACAGCGCTTGGAAAAGATGAAACGTTATCTACGGTTCAACTTGATTTCTTGTTACCGGAACGTTTTGACTTAACATATATCGGTGAAGACGGAAAACCGCATCGTCCGGTTGTCATCCATCGCGGTGTCGTATCAACGATGGAACGTTTCGTTGCCTTTTTAATTGAGGAGTATAAAGGGGCGTTCCCGACATGGTTAGCGCCTGTACAAGTACAAGTTATTCCTGTTTCCCCAGCTGTTCATATGGATTATGCGTATGAAGTAAAACATGCGTTACAAGCGGCAGGCATTCGTGTTGAAGTCGATGAGCGTGAAGAAAAAATCGGTTATAAAATTCGCGAAGCACAAATGCAAAAAATTCCGTACATGCTCGTTGTCGGCGATAATGAAGTAAATGAACGGGCAGTGAACGTGCGAAAATATGGCGAACAAAAAAGCGAAACGATGCCGCTTGATGCGTTCGTTGACTCTATCGTAAAAGAAGTGCGTAAATAA
- a CDS encoding dUTP diphosphatase produces MDIKKLFSMQRQLDERIETERGLRGERLVERKLLALLVEIGELANETRCFKFWSSKPQAAEETILEEYVDGLHFILSLGLDLSLYEHIQWPHVQESKPLVEQFLHVFEAVQMFRKKMDEEAYDQLVYAYAQLGHALQFNAEQIERAYVAKNEVNHERQSHNY; encoded by the coding sequence ATGGATATAAAAAAATTATTTTCTATGCAACGGCAATTAGATGAGCGAATTGAAACGGAGCGTGGTTTGCGCGGTGAACGTTTAGTGGAGCGCAAGTTGTTAGCTCTTCTTGTTGAAATTGGAGAACTTGCAAACGAAACACGTTGCTTTAAATTTTGGAGTTCGAAGCCGCAAGCGGCAGAAGAAACGATTTTAGAGGAATATGTAGACGGCCTTCATTTTATTTTATCGCTCGGGCTTGATCTTTCCCTTTATGAACATATTCAATGGCCACATGTGCAAGAAAGTAAACCGCTTGTTGAACAGTTTTTACACGTATTTGAAGCCGTTCAGATGTTTCGCAAAAAGATGGACGAAGAAGCATATGATCAATTAGTGTATGCGTATGCACAGCTTGGTCATGCGCTTCAATTCAATGCTGAACAAATTGAACGAGCGTATGTCGCAAAAAACGAAGTGAACCATGAGCGACAAAGTCACAATTATTAA
- the rplT gene encoding 50S ribosomal protein L20, with the protein MPRVKGGTVTRRRRKKILKLAKGYFGSKHRLYKVANQQVMKSLMYAYRDRRQRKRDFRKLWITRINAAARMNGLSYSRLMHGLKLAGIEVNRKMLADLAVNDAAAFTQLANIAKENLNK; encoded by the coding sequence ATGCCACGTGTAAAAGGCGGTACAGTCACACGCAGACGTCGTAAAAAAATTCTTAAACTTGCAAAAGGATATTTCGGTTCAAAACATCGTTTATATAAAGTTGCAAATCAACAAGTAATGAAATCGTTAATGTATGCGTATCGCGATCGTCGCCAACGCAAACGCGACTTCCGCAAACTTTGGATTACGCGCATTAACGCTGCAGCGCGCATGAACGGTCTTTCTTACAGCCGTTTAATGCACGGATTAAAGCTTGCAGGAATCGAAGTAAACCGCAAAATGCTTGCTGATTTAGCAGTAAACGATGCAGCAGCATTCACACAACTTGCCAACATCGCAAAAGAAAACTTAAACAAATAA
- the dnaI gene encoding primosomal protein DnaI, whose amino-acid sequence MKPIRETIHHLMNRHDFKERYEAMKRDILRDPHVQTFLRGHHVTDAMLNRHLGKLYEFVQQSKHCERCQSLEQCPNLLKGYTPHLIWQGKNIDVQYERCARKVQDDERKKQQSLIRSLFIPRDMLQASFDKLETDDLGRIEAIELANTFASTYEIGKRMKGLYLYGSFGIGKTYLLAAMANELAQRHIASFLVYVPEFVRSLKSSLQTDAFQDTIEYAKQVPVLMLDDLGAELMSSWWRDEVLGPILQYRMLEHLPTCFTSNFDLKRLTHHLAHSQRGEEEQVKAARIIERIVYLATPIEMKGKNRRMEL is encoded by the coding sequence ATGAAACCAATTCGGGAAACAATTCACCATTTGATGAATCGTCACGATTTTAAAGAGCGATATGAGGCGATGAAGCGCGACATTTTACGTGATCCTCATGTTCAAACATTTTTGCGTGGCCATCACGTGACGGATGCGATGTTAAATCGTCATCTCGGTAAATTGTACGAGTTTGTGCAACAAAGTAAGCATTGTGAACGTTGCCAAAGCTTAGAACAATGTCCGAACTTACTGAAAGGTTATACGCCTCATTTAATTTGGCAAGGGAAAAACATTGACGTGCAGTATGAGCGGTGTGCTCGTAAAGTGCAAGATGATGAACGAAAAAAGCAACAGTCGCTTATTCGTAGTTTATTTATTCCGCGCGATATGTTGCAAGCCTCGTTTGATAAGCTAGAAACGGACGATCTTGGGCGAATCGAAGCGATCGAGCTTGCGAACACGTTTGCATCGACATATGAAATAGGCAAGCGAATGAAAGGACTATATTTATATGGATCGTTTGGCATCGGAAAAACATATTTGTTAGCGGCGATGGCAAATGAGTTAGCACAAAGGCACATTGCATCATTTCTTGTGTACGTGCCAGAGTTTGTTCGCTCGCTAAAATCATCACTTCAAACGGATGCATTTCAAGATACGATTGAATATGCAAAGCAAGTACCCGTTCTTATGCTCGATGATTTAGGAGCAGAATTAATGTCAAGCTGGTGGCGCGATGAGGTGCTCGGTCCGATTTTACAATATCGTATGCTTGAACATTTGCCGACATGTTTTACATCAAATTTTGATTTAAAACGTTTGACGCATCACCTTGCTCACTCACAGCGAGGGGAAGAAGAACAAGTAAAAGCGGCACGAATCATTGAACGAATTGTCTATTTAGCTACTCCGATTGAAATGAAAGGAAAAAATCGCCGAATGGAACTGTGA